A stretch of the Aegilops tauschii subsp. strangulata cultivar AL8/78 chromosome 4, Aet v6.0, whole genome shotgun sequence genome encodes the following:
- the LOC109768951 gene encoding uncharacterized protein isoform X2 translates to MVETRRSSAAKRPSSTSPPPGSPSASAPPPKRPKAEPPASPTSSAPGRAEEDSEAAAATRSAGLADDALTPAIKDQGGDKRAAAAAAESSRRRKETPPQQHAAPWAKLLSQCSQSPHLPISVPQFSVGQSKRCNLLLKDQSVSEILCKLRHVEQGGPCELEVIGDKGVVLLNGRAVNPGMKVPLTGGDEVVFSSCGKHAYIFQHPLNDKVAKAVTSSAVGLLEPPVAGVKHIHMENRTEVTSTVAGTEMLASVSSQSKDLPAVPPASAEEENQRVVQPIISSASDKSKGHCISPDKECENGENTNEANSNIEDSPMDVAATPISPDAVANDTSRQNGFGSDAHLDEIGKIATYKIRPVLRMIAGSTVSEFDLTGDLFKALEDQRDLIRDLNTSASLPPSRCQAFKDAMKQGIISPSDIEVTFENFPYYLSENTKNVLLSCSFLHLEKKEFIKQFSEISSINQRILLSGPSGSEIYQETLIKALAKHFGARLLVVDSLLLPGVPSKDPETQKDVGKADKSGDKAGGEKLTILHKHRSSLADTMHFRRPAAPTSSVNADIVGTSTLHSATLPKQESSTATSKGYTFREGERVRYVGPAQTPSGIHRGPSYGYRGRVMLAFEENGSSKIGVRFDKQIPDGNDLGGLCEEDHGFFCSAELLRPDFSGSEEVERLAMTELIEVISEESKIGSLIVLLKDVEKSFTGITESFSSLRNKLELLPPGVLIIGSHTQMDSRKEKAHPGGFLFTKFASSSQTLFDLFPDSFGSRLHERNKESPKAMKHLNKLFPNKISIQLPQDEALLTSWKQQLDRDVETLKAKSNIGSIRTFLNRSAIECNDLEELFIKDQSLTNENVDKIVGYAVSYHLKHNKVETSKDGKLIITSGSLKHGLDMLQSIHSDNKSSKKSLKDVATENEFEKRLLADVIPPNDIGVTFDDIGALENVKETLKELVMLPLQRPELFCKGQLTKPCKGILLFGPPGTGKTMLAKAVATEAGANFINISMSSITSKWFGEGEKYVKAVFSLASKISPSVIFIDEVDSMLGRRENPGEHEAMRKMKNEFMVNWDGLRTKDKERVLVLGATNRPFDLDEAVIRRFPRRLMVNLPDASNREKILKVILAKEELGQDTDLESLANMTDGYSGSDLKNLCVTAAHYPIREILEKEKKEKNVAKSEGRPEPALHGSEDVRPLSLDDFKSAHEQVCASVSSDSANMNELVQWNDLYGEGGSRKKKALSYFM, encoded by the exons CCTGACACCGGCGATCAAAG ATCAAGGAGGGGATAAGCgggcggctgctgctgctgctgagagCTCGCGTAGGAGGAAGGAAACGCCACCGCAGCAGCATGCGGCGCCATGGGCCAAGCTGCTCTCGCAGTGCTCACAG AGTCCTCATCTTCCTATCAGTGTCCCTCAATTTTCTGTTGGCCAAAGCAAAAGATGTAATCTATTGTTGAAAGACCAATCTGTCAGCGAAATACTTTGCAAGCTGCGGCACGTTGAG CAAGGAGGTCCGTGCGAGTTAGAGGTTATAGGCGACAAGGGTGTGGTCCTATTAAATGGAAGGGCCGTAAATCCAGGCATGAAAGTTCCCCTTACTGGAGGGGATGAAGTCGTATTCAGTTCATGCGGCAAACATGCTTAT ATTTTTCAGCATCCTTTGAATGATAAAGTTGCTAAAGCGGTGACATCATCAGCCGTTGGCCTTCTAGAACCTCCAGTTGCCGGTGTCAAGCATATCCATATGGAGAACAGAACAGAAGTCACTTCGACTGTTGCGGGGACAGAGATGTTAGCATCCGTATCGAGTCAATCGAAGGACCTACCAGCAGTGCCACCTGCATCAGCTGAGGAGGAGAATCAGAGAGTAGTGCAACCTATCATATCATCTGCTTCTGATAAATCAAAAGGGCACTGCATCAGCCCTGATAAGGAATGCGAGAATGGGGAAAACACTAATGAGGCTAATTCTAATATTGAAGACTCTCCAATGGATGTGGCTGCAACCCCCATATCTCCTGATGCTGTTGCTAATGACACGAGTCGACAAAATGGCTTTGGATCTGATGCTCATCTTGATGAAATCGGTAAGATTGCAACTTATAAGATAAGGCCAGTTCTGAGGATGATTGCAGGGTCAACTGTATCAGAGTTCGATTTGACTGGTGATCTTTTTAAAGCTCTTGAAGATCAGAGGGATCTCATCAGGGATCTTAACACGTCAGCCAGCTTACCTCCGAGCAGATGCCAAGCCTTTAAGGACGCGATGAAACAAGGAATTATTAGTCCAAGTGATATTGAAGTTACATTTGAGAATTTCCCCTACTATCTTAG CGAGAATACGAAGAATGTGCTCTTATCATGTTCATTCCTTCATTTGGAAAAGAAGGAATTCATTAAGCAGTTCTCCGAAATTTCATCAATAAACCAGCGAATTTTATTATCTGGTCCATCAG GTTCTGAGATTTATCAGGAAACATTGATAAAGGCACTTGCCAAACATTTTGGTGCTAGACTACTTGTTGTGGATTCACTCCTGTTGCCTGGG GTGCCTTCAAAGGACCCAGAAACCCAGAAAGATGTTGGCAAGGCTGATAAGTCAGGGGACAAGGCAGGTGGTGAGAAATTGACAATTCTTCATAAGCACCGCTCTTCCTTGGCAGACACAATGCACTTCAGAAGACCAGCTGCACCAACTTCCAGTGTGAATGCTGATATTGTGGGTACATCCACTCTACATTCTGCAACTTTGCCCAAACAGGAGTCCTCAACAGCTACATCCAAGGGCTATACTTTTAGAGAAG GGGAGAGGGTGAGGTATGTGGGTCCAGCTCAGACACCTTCAGGCATACATCG GGGCCCAAGTTACGGTTATCGAGGCAGAGTGATGCTTGCTTTCGAAGAAAATGGATCGTCTAAAATTGGAGTCCGATTCGACAAGCAGATCCCTGATGGTAATGATCTTGGTGGTTTGTGTGAGGAAGATCATGGCTTCTTCTGTTCTG CTGAATTGCTCCGCCCAGACTTTTCTGGTAGTGAAGAAGTTGAAAGGCTAGCTATGACCGAGTTAATTGAG GTCATCTCAGAAGAAAGCAAAATTGGTTCTCTGATAGTGTTACTAAAGGATGTAGAGAAATCATTCACTGGAATCACAGAATCATTTTCATCTTTAAGGAACAAACTCGAATTGCTTCCACCTGGTGTTCTGATTATAGGATCCCACACCCAGATGGACAGCCGTAAAGAGAAG GCACATCCTGGTGGATTTCTTTTTACGAAGTTCGCTAGTAGCAGCCAGACGCTCTTCGACCTTTTCCCG GATAGCTTTGGTAGTCGGTTGCACGAAAGGAACAAAGAAAGCCCGAAGGCAATGAAACATCTAAATAAACTTTTCCCGAACAAAATTTCCATCCAGCTTCCACAG GATGAAGCATTACTTACCAGTTGGAAGCAACAATTGGATCGTGATGTTGAAACCCTTAAAGCAAAATCTAACATCGGTAGCATTCGTACG TTTTTGAATCGCAGTGCAATCGAATGCAATGACCTTGAAGAATTATTCATTAAAGATCAGTCACTGACTAATGAAA ATGTGGACAAGATTGTCGGGTACGCTGTCAGTTATCATCTTAAGCACAATAAAGTCGAAACCTCCAAGGACGGTAAACTTATTATCACGAGCGGAAG CCTTAAGCATGGCCTCGACATGCTACAGAGCATCCATAGTGATAACAAGAGCTCAAAAAAATCGTTAAAG GATGTTGCCACAGAGAACGAGTTTGAGAAAAGGCTTCTGGCAGATGTTATACCACCGAATGATATTGGAGTCACCTTTGATGATATTGGTGCGTTGGAGAATGTAAAGGAAACATTGAAGGAGTTGGTGATGCTCCCACTGCAAAGGCCGGAATTGTTCTGCAAAGGGCAGTTAACGAAG CCTTGCAAGGGAATATTGCTCTTCGGGCCTCCTGGCACTGGGAAAACTATGCTTGCTAAAGCAGTAGCAACTGAAGCAGGCGCCAACTTCATCAATATATCAATGTCAAGCATTACATCGAAG TGGTTTGGTGAAGGGGAGAAATATGTGAAGGCTGTTTTTTCATTAGCAAGTAAAATATCCCCCAGTGTTATTTTTATTGATGAG GTCGATAGTATGTTAGGAAGGAGAGAAAATCCTGGGGAGCATGAAGCCATGCGCAAGATGAAAAATGAATTTATGGTAAATTGGGACGGGTTGCGAACGAAAGATAAAGAACGTGTACTGGTTCTTGGTGCCACAAATAGACCTTTTGACCTGGACGAGGCTGTGATTAGGAGGTTCCCCCGCAG GCTAATGGTAAATTTACCTGACGCATCAAATAGAGAGAAAATTTTGAAAGTTATTTTAGCAAAAGAAGAGTTGGGACAAGATACTGATCTGGAGTCACTTGCTAATATGACTGATGGATATTCAGGAAGTGACCTGAAG AATCTATGTGTAACTGCAGCGCACTACCCCATTCGAGAAATCCTAGAGAAGGAAAAGAAG GAGAAGAATGTTGCAAAGTCAGAAGGTAGGCCTGAGCCTGCCTTGCATGGAAGCGAGGACGTCCGTCCTCTTAGTTTGGATGACTTCAAATCTGCCCATGAGCAG GTTTGCGCGAGCGTGTCATCTGATTCGGCAAACATGAATGAGCTTGTCCAATGGAACGACCTCTACGGCGAAGGAGGTTCAAGGAAGAAGAAAGCACTGAGCTACTTCATGTGA
- the LOC109768951 gene encoding uncharacterized protein isoform X1, translated as MVETRRSSAAKRPSSTSPPPGSPSASAPPPKRPKAEPPASPTSSAPGRAEEDSEAAAATRSAGLADDALTPAIKDQGGDKRAAAAAAESSRRRKETPPQQHAAPWAKLLSQCSQSPHLPISVPQFSVGQSKRCNLLLKDQSVSEILCKLRHVEQGGPCELEVIGDKGVVLLNGRAVNPGMKVPLTGGDEVVFSSCGKHAYIFQHPLNDKVAKAVTSSAVGLLEPPVAGVKHIHMENRTEVTSTVAGTEMLASVSSQSKDLPAVPPASAEEENQRVVQPIISSASDKSKGHCISPDKECENGENTNEANSNIEDSPMDVAATPISPDAVANDTSRQNGFGSDAHLDEIALEDQRDLIRDLNTSASLPPSRCQAFKDAMKQGIISPSDIEVTFENFPYYLSENTKNVLLSCSFLHLEKKEFIKQFSEISSINQRILLSGPSGSEIYQETLIKALAKHFGARLLVVDSLLLPGVPSKDPETQKDVGKADKSGDKAGGEKLTILHKHRSSLADTMHFRRPAAPTSSVNADIVGTSTLHSATLPKQESSTATSKGYTFREGERVRYVGPAQTPSGIHRGPSYGYRGRVMLAFEENGSSKIGVRFDKQIPDGNDLGGLCEEDHGFFCSAELLRPDFSGSEEVERLAMTELIEVISEESKIGSLIVLLKDVEKSFTGITESFSSLRNKLELLPPGVLIIGSHTQMDSRKEKAHPGGFLFTKFASSSQTLFDLFPDSFGSRLHERNKESPKAMKHLNKLFPNKISIQLPQDEALLTSWKQQLDRDVETLKAKSNIGSIRTFLNRSAIECNDLEELFIKDQSLTNENVDKIVGYAVSYHLKHNKVETSKDGKLIITSGSLKHGLDMLQSIHSDNKSSKKSLKDVATENEFEKRLLADVIPPNDIGVTFDDIGALENVKETLKELVMLPLQRPELFCKGQLTKPCKGILLFGPPGTGKTMLAKAVATEAGANFINISMSSITSKWFGEGEKYVKAVFSLASKISPSVIFIDEVDSMLGRRENPGEHEAMRKMKNEFMVNWDGLRTKDKERVLVLGATNRPFDLDEAVIRRFPRRLMVNLPDASNREKILKVILAKEELGQDTDLESLANMTDGYSGSDLKNLCVTAAHYPIREILEKEKKEKNVAKSEGRPEPALHGSEDVRPLSLDDFKSAHEQVCASVSSDSANMNELVQWNDLYGEGGSRKKKALSYFM; from the exons CCTGACACCGGCGATCAAAG ATCAAGGAGGGGATAAGCgggcggctgctgctgctgctgagagCTCGCGTAGGAGGAAGGAAACGCCACCGCAGCAGCATGCGGCGCCATGGGCCAAGCTGCTCTCGCAGTGCTCACAG AGTCCTCATCTTCCTATCAGTGTCCCTCAATTTTCTGTTGGCCAAAGCAAAAGATGTAATCTATTGTTGAAAGACCAATCTGTCAGCGAAATACTTTGCAAGCTGCGGCACGTTGAG CAAGGAGGTCCGTGCGAGTTAGAGGTTATAGGCGACAAGGGTGTGGTCCTATTAAATGGAAGGGCCGTAAATCCAGGCATGAAAGTTCCCCTTACTGGAGGGGATGAAGTCGTATTCAGTTCATGCGGCAAACATGCTTAT ATTTTTCAGCATCCTTTGAATGATAAAGTTGCTAAAGCGGTGACATCATCAGCCGTTGGCCTTCTAGAACCTCCAGTTGCCGGTGTCAAGCATATCCATATGGAGAACAGAACAGAAGTCACTTCGACTGTTGCGGGGACAGAGATGTTAGCATCCGTATCGAGTCAATCGAAGGACCTACCAGCAGTGCCACCTGCATCAGCTGAGGAGGAGAATCAGAGAGTAGTGCAACCTATCATATCATCTGCTTCTGATAAATCAAAAGGGCACTGCATCAGCCCTGATAAGGAATGCGAGAATGGGGAAAACACTAATGAGGCTAATTCTAATATTGAAGACTCTCCAATGGATGTGGCTGCAACCCCCATATCTCCTGATGCTGTTGCTAATGACACGAGTCGACAAAATGGCTTTGGATCTGATGCTCATCTTGATGAAATCG CTCTTGAAGATCAGAGGGATCTCATCAGGGATCTTAACACGTCAGCCAGCTTACCTCCGAGCAGATGCCAAGCCTTTAAGGACGCGATGAAACAAGGAATTATTAGTCCAAGTGATATTGAAGTTACATTTGAGAATTTCCCCTACTATCTTAG CGAGAATACGAAGAATGTGCTCTTATCATGTTCATTCCTTCATTTGGAAAAGAAGGAATTCATTAAGCAGTTCTCCGAAATTTCATCAATAAACCAGCGAATTTTATTATCTGGTCCATCAG GTTCTGAGATTTATCAGGAAACATTGATAAAGGCACTTGCCAAACATTTTGGTGCTAGACTACTTGTTGTGGATTCACTCCTGTTGCCTGGG GTGCCTTCAAAGGACCCAGAAACCCAGAAAGATGTTGGCAAGGCTGATAAGTCAGGGGACAAGGCAGGTGGTGAGAAATTGACAATTCTTCATAAGCACCGCTCTTCCTTGGCAGACACAATGCACTTCAGAAGACCAGCTGCACCAACTTCCAGTGTGAATGCTGATATTGTGGGTACATCCACTCTACATTCTGCAACTTTGCCCAAACAGGAGTCCTCAACAGCTACATCCAAGGGCTATACTTTTAGAGAAG GGGAGAGGGTGAGGTATGTGGGTCCAGCTCAGACACCTTCAGGCATACATCG GGGCCCAAGTTACGGTTATCGAGGCAGAGTGATGCTTGCTTTCGAAGAAAATGGATCGTCTAAAATTGGAGTCCGATTCGACAAGCAGATCCCTGATGGTAATGATCTTGGTGGTTTGTGTGAGGAAGATCATGGCTTCTTCTGTTCTG CTGAATTGCTCCGCCCAGACTTTTCTGGTAGTGAAGAAGTTGAAAGGCTAGCTATGACCGAGTTAATTGAG GTCATCTCAGAAGAAAGCAAAATTGGTTCTCTGATAGTGTTACTAAAGGATGTAGAGAAATCATTCACTGGAATCACAGAATCATTTTCATCTTTAAGGAACAAACTCGAATTGCTTCCACCTGGTGTTCTGATTATAGGATCCCACACCCAGATGGACAGCCGTAAAGAGAAG GCACATCCTGGTGGATTTCTTTTTACGAAGTTCGCTAGTAGCAGCCAGACGCTCTTCGACCTTTTCCCG GATAGCTTTGGTAGTCGGTTGCACGAAAGGAACAAAGAAAGCCCGAAGGCAATGAAACATCTAAATAAACTTTTCCCGAACAAAATTTCCATCCAGCTTCCACAG GATGAAGCATTACTTACCAGTTGGAAGCAACAATTGGATCGTGATGTTGAAACCCTTAAAGCAAAATCTAACATCGGTAGCATTCGTACG TTTTTGAATCGCAGTGCAATCGAATGCAATGACCTTGAAGAATTATTCATTAAAGATCAGTCACTGACTAATGAAA ATGTGGACAAGATTGTCGGGTACGCTGTCAGTTATCATCTTAAGCACAATAAAGTCGAAACCTCCAAGGACGGTAAACTTATTATCACGAGCGGAAG CCTTAAGCATGGCCTCGACATGCTACAGAGCATCCATAGTGATAACAAGAGCTCAAAAAAATCGTTAAAG GATGTTGCCACAGAGAACGAGTTTGAGAAAAGGCTTCTGGCAGATGTTATACCACCGAATGATATTGGAGTCACCTTTGATGATATTGGTGCGTTGGAGAATGTAAAGGAAACATTGAAGGAGTTGGTGATGCTCCCACTGCAAAGGCCGGAATTGTTCTGCAAAGGGCAGTTAACGAAG CCTTGCAAGGGAATATTGCTCTTCGGGCCTCCTGGCACTGGGAAAACTATGCTTGCTAAAGCAGTAGCAACTGAAGCAGGCGCCAACTTCATCAATATATCAATGTCAAGCATTACATCGAAG TGGTTTGGTGAAGGGGAGAAATATGTGAAGGCTGTTTTTTCATTAGCAAGTAAAATATCCCCCAGTGTTATTTTTATTGATGAG GTCGATAGTATGTTAGGAAGGAGAGAAAATCCTGGGGAGCATGAAGCCATGCGCAAGATGAAAAATGAATTTATGGTAAATTGGGACGGGTTGCGAACGAAAGATAAAGAACGTGTACTGGTTCTTGGTGCCACAAATAGACCTTTTGACCTGGACGAGGCTGTGATTAGGAGGTTCCCCCGCAG GCTAATGGTAAATTTACCTGACGCATCAAATAGAGAGAAAATTTTGAAAGTTATTTTAGCAAAAGAAGAGTTGGGACAAGATACTGATCTGGAGTCACTTGCTAATATGACTGATGGATATTCAGGAAGTGACCTGAAG AATCTATGTGTAACTGCAGCGCACTACCCCATTCGAGAAATCCTAGAGAAGGAAAAGAAG GAGAAGAATGTTGCAAAGTCAGAAGGTAGGCCTGAGCCTGCCTTGCATGGAAGCGAGGACGTCCGTCCTCTTAGTTTGGATGACTTCAAATCTGCCCATGAGCAG GTTTGCGCGAGCGTGTCATCTGATTCGGCAAACATGAATGAGCTTGTCCAATGGAACGACCTCTACGGCGAAGGAGGTTCAAGGAAGAAGAAAGCACTGAGCTACTTCATGTGA